The Dehalococcoidia bacterium DNA segment TGAAATCAAAAGCCCAAAACAGATTATCATGAAGAACAAGAGGCCAGCAACCCAGGGAATCTGCCCAAAATGCAAGACCAAGGTATTCAGGATAGGCAAGGGATAGCCCGGAAATCACGGCGAACCGATTTGTTTAAAAGAGAAAGCCAAATTCCTTTGAAGGAATTTGGCTTTCTCTTTTACGCGAGCTTTCACCTCATGAATGATGATCTGTCAGGATTCACATCTGAAAAACCCTCAGCCCACCCATGAGGATGACATCCTATTCGTCCGTCGGCTCCGGCTCCGGCTCTCTTTCCTGGAGTTGCACTGACCCTTCTTTGGCAAACATCGGAAGAATCGCAGGCTCATTAGCAAGCCCTTGTTTTAAGAAGTAGTCTCGTGAAATCTTGCTGCGGGCCGGGATCAGTTTTCCGATGATCACGTTTTCCTTTAGCCCAACCAGCCGATCAATGCTGCCAACAATAGCGGCCTCGGTCAACACCCGGGTGGTCTCCTGGAAGGACGCCGCAGCCAGGAAGCTGGCCGTGTTAAGTGAAGCCCTCGTTATGCCCAGGAGTATCGGATATGCCGTTGCCGGCTCTCCTCCCTCGGCTAGCACTTTGGCATTGAGGTCCGCGTAGTCGAATTTATCCAGCAATTCCCCAGGCAGTATTCTAGTATCACCAGGGGAATCGATACGCACCTTGCGCAGCATCCGGCTAACAATAACTTCAATGTGCTTATCGTGGATAGTTACCCCTTGAGCTCGATAAACCTTTTGCACTTCGTCCACCAGATATCGGCGCACGGCTTCCACCCCCATGATACGCATGATATCCTGGGGATTGAGCGGTCC contains these protein-coding regions:
- a CDS encoding DUF5679 domain-containing protein; this encodes MKIYQGGTVAQAYCVKCRSKVEIKSPKQIIMKNKRPATQGICPKCKTKVFRIGKG